From one Leishmania panamensis strain MHOM/PA/94/PSC-1 chromosome 9 sequence genomic stretch:
- a CDS encoding hypothetical protein (TriTrypDB/GeneDB-style sysID: LpmP.09.1230): MPTTSHHCSSSPVASSLRPEPACVEDILSELLPFLVEAPPRCDGCPLNSSAELPAASPVLPIPQAVASEHRVQVSIRGRRYETTMEVALTYCLLFFVFFHWPFSSEDEDSAAAACAGNVASAKGPQRTVGDAVVAATATQSVTETHLLTHYTRIVEPVLRVFLDRWAAPLNTNARAQAEREKTADAETEKAGDAVQLACLPPLPRPAHITYDGATRVWKFEFAARLTAAEAAAVHARHQRSSNCAALPSAAADGSAALTNDKLNSSPFLLLQNEHMGMLLVFLRRCSKVRTERRTAAAGALPPYPPLPMRWAEMNYDEQLSFVQLLRCFGVVPLIPTYTRPTAPQTTSLYIGADAVAAAARPKGESDASSLHTHTAEFIHKQQSEMREISTAAASIAVEAPEVDKKERHIDEDGSDGLVLSAKGCARCGMAEHSTTECHY; this comes from the coding sequence ATGCCCACCACATCGCATCACTGTAGCAGCTCTCCGGTGGCTTCATCTCTGAGGCCAGAGCCAGCATGTGTGGAGGACATTCTGTCGGAGCTGCTTCCCTTCCTTGTCGAAGCTCCGCCGCGATGTGACGGATGCCCGTTGAACAGCTCTGCCGAGCTGCCCGCCGCGAGTCCGGTCCTCCCCATCCCTCAGGCCGTTGCCAGCGAGCATCGTGTGCAGGTCTCGATCCGCGGTCGGCGCTACGAGACGACGATGGAGGTGGCCCTCACCtactgcctcctcttcttcgtgtTCTTTCATTGGCCCTTCAGTTCGGAAGATGAAGacagtgctgcggcagcgtgtgCGGGCAATGTCGCCAGTGCGAAGGGTCCGCAGCGAACTGTAGGCGACGCGGTTGTGGCTGCCACTGCTACGCAGAGCGTGACGGAGACCCACTTGTTGACCCACTACACACGCATTGTCGAGCCCGTGCTTCGCGTCTTCCTTGATCGCTGGGCCGCGCCGCTGAACACCAATGCAAGGGCACAAGccgagagggaaaagacggCGGACgcggagacggagaaggcggGCGATGCAGTGCAGCTGGCGTGTCttccgccactgccgcgtccTGCCCACATCACCTACGATGGTGCCACACGTGTGTGGAAGTTCGAGTTCGCCGCGCGGctcacagcagcggaggcggcggcggtgcacgcTCGACACCAGCGCAGTAGTAactgcgcagctctgccatcggctgccgctgatggGAGCGCCGCTTTAACGAACGACAAGCTCAACAGCAGCCCCTTTCTTCTGCTCCAGAACGAGCACATGGGGATGCTGCTGGTGTTCCTGCGTCGGTGTTCGAAGGTGCGCACGGAGAGgcggacagcagcagccggcgcaCTGCCTCCATACCCCCCGCTTCCCATGCGCTGGGCGGAGATGAACTACGATGAGCAGCTGTCAtttgtgcagctgcttcggTGCTTCGGTGTTGTGCCGCTCATCCCCACGTACACGCGTCCGACAGCGCCCCAGACCACTTCGCTGTACATCGGTGCggatgcggtggcggcggcggctcggCCAAAGGGGGAGAGTGACGCCTCCTcactgcacacgcacaccgcagaGTTTATCCACAAGCAGCAGTCGGAGATGCGGGAGAtctcgacagcagcggcgagtaTTGCTGTCGAGGCCCCAGAAGTGGACAAGAAGGAGCGGCACATTGACGAGGACGGCTCTGATGGGCTCGTGCTGTCCGCGAAGGGGTGCGCGCGATGTGGCATGGCAGAACACTCGACGACGGAGTGCCACTACTAG